Proteins from a genomic interval of Clostridium scatologenes:
- the smpB gene encoding SsrA-binding protein SmpB — MAKKTSTNKTLAENRKARHDYFIEEAMEAGIELVGTEVKSIRAGKANLKDSYAEIRNGEIFVCNVHISPYEKGNIFNRDPLRDRKLLLHKSEISRLLGFTMQQGYTLIPLAFYLKSGRVKVNLAVAKGKKNYDKRDAMLEKAAKRDIDRQMKERAKY, encoded by the coding sequence ATGGCTAAAAAAACGTCAACAAATAAAACTCTTGCAGAAAATAGAAAAGCAAGACATGATTATTTTATAGAAGAGGCTATGGAAGCTGGTATAGAGTTAGTTGGAACAGAAGTAAAATCTATAAGAGCAGGTAAGGCAAATTTAAAAGATAGCTATGCAGAAATAAGAAATGGTGAAATATTTGTATGTAATGTTCATATAAGTCCTTATGAAAAAGGAAACATATTTAATAGAGATCCACTAAGAGATAGAAAATTGCTTCTTCATAAAAGCGAAATATCAAGATTACTAGGATTTACTATGCAGCAGGGGTATACTTTAATACCATTGGCTTTTTATCTTAAAAGTGGAAGAGTAAAAGTAAATTTAGCAGTAGCAAAAGGTAAGAAAAATTATGATAAAAGAGATGCTATGCTTGAAAAAGCTGCAAAGAGAGATATAGATAGACAGATGAAAGAAAGAGCAAAATACTAA
- a CDS encoding response regulator, producing the protein MYTILHLEQSSFIKKLVKNILLENGFNCISVDTAEEAYGTLKDLNGKVDLIITSLLLEDTSIEEFMKTINNNNLNKNIPVFVVTGNELENTQKRILNLGVSDYITKNNLGEELLKHVKYIMKENELLNCLKEAKIACVDDSHFDRTIMKDILSRHDVQNVDFYSSGKDLMESQKHYDLYLVDIVLENEFGKNIIIRLRRDNINSSIIMTSSLTNTKTVASMLNAGANDYIRKPIQEDIFMAKLKSNMRTYALIKQLEKQ; encoded by the coding sequence ATGTACACTATACTACATCTTGAACAAAGTAGTTTTATAAAAAAACTAGTAAAAAATATCTTACTTGAAAATGGTTTTAACTGTATTTCTGTAGATACTGCAGAAGAAGCTTATGGAACTTTGAAAGACCTTAATGGCAAGGTTGACCTAATAATAACTTCTTTATTATTAGAAGATACTAGCATTGAGGAATTCATGAAAACTATTAACAACAACAATTTAAACAAAAATATACCTGTATTTGTTGTGACTGGTAATGAATTAGAAAATACTCAAAAAAGAATCTTAAACTTGGGTGTTTCTGATTATATCACTAAAAATAACCTAGGTGAAGAACTTCTTAAACATGTAAAATACATAATGAAAGAAAATGAACTTTTAAATTGTCTGAAGGAGGCTAAAATAGCTTGTGTAGACGATAGTCATTTTGATCGTACCATAATGAAAGATATTCTATCTAGACACGACGTACAAAATGTAGATTTCTATTCATCAGGAAAAGATTTAATGGAAAGCCAAAAACATTATGATTTGTATCTTGTGGATATTGTACTGGAAAATGAATTTGGAAAAAATATTATTATAAGACTTAGACGTGATAACATAAATTCTTCAATTATAATGACTTCATCATTAACTAATACCAAAACTGTTGCCAGTATGTTAAATGCTGGTGCTAATGATTATATAAGAAAGCCTATTCAAGAGGACATATTTATGGCTAAACTAAAATCCAATATGAGAACTTATGCTTTAATAAAACAATTAGAAAAACAATAA
- the rnr gene encoding ribonuclease R — protein MNIRETLINFMTEQAYKPMNMRELERVFDIKKAERKVFEKVLEEMERDGDVVKTRTEYYGIPERMGLVVGKLQGHPKGFGFVITDDDKPDIFILSSYMNGAMNGDKVVVKITREENRGKKCEGEIIRILERANKTVIGVYEDSRNFGFVVPEEKRIHQDVFIPKGSRNGAKTGDIVIADITSWPDKRRNPEGKVLEILGKKGEKGIDILTIIKKNNLPEEFPEKVETYADSISEEIPEEEYKRRKDLRDLTIVTIDGEDAKDLDDAVSLEKLPNGNYYLGVHIADVSNYVKDKNPLDKEALKRGTSVYLIDRVIPMLPKKLSNGICSLNPKVDRLTLSCFMEIDKTGKVVDHNIVESIIKTSERMTYTDVTKILRDNDEEVTKRYDYLVDTFKFMEELCGILHKKRMQRGAIDFEFEECKIILDELGKPIEIKPYERAIANRIIEEFMLVCNETIAEHMYWANMPFVYRIHEEPDEEKLINFNEFVHNLGYVVKIGQEIHPKALQDIVEKVKGKKEETVVSTLLLRSMMKARYAPECTGHFGLAARYYCHFTSPIRRYPDLIIHRIIKEFINGQISDKRIQRLTTEVEYASKQSSEMERVAQDAEREVEDLKKAEYMSERIGEEFEGIISSVTNFGMFVELHNTIEGLIHISSLDDDYYVYDEKHLSLIGERTKNVYKLGDEAKIKVSKVDMFAHEIYFELLKPEKKEELENTDETSNIEE, from the coding sequence GAATACTATGGAATTCCAGAGAGAATGGGGTTGGTAGTTGGAAAACTTCAAGGGCATCCAAAGGGTTTTGGTTTTGTAATCACTGATGATGACAAACCAGATATATTTATACTTTCCTCTTATATGAATGGAGCTATGAATGGAGATAAAGTAGTAGTAAAGATAACTAGAGAAGAGAATAGAGGCAAAAAGTGTGAAGGTGAAATAATCAGAATTCTTGAAAGAGCAAATAAAACTGTTATAGGAGTATATGAAGATAGCAGAAATTTTGGATTTGTTGTACCAGAAGAAAAGAGAATACATCAAGATGTATTTATTCCAAAGGGAAGCAGGAATGGAGCTAAGACAGGAGATATAGTTATAGCAGATATAACAAGTTGGCCGGATAAAAGAAGAAATCCTGAAGGTAAAGTATTGGAGATACTTGGTAAAAAAGGGGAAAAGGGAATAGATATTTTAACTATAATAAAAAAGAATAATTTACCAGAAGAGTTTCCAGAAAAGGTAGAAACTTATGCAGATAGTATATCAGAAGAAATACCAGAAGAAGAATATAAAAGAAGAAAAGATTTAAGAGATTTAACTATAGTAACTATAGATGGTGAAGATGCAAAGGACTTGGATGATGCTGTGTCACTTGAAAAACTTCCAAATGGTAATTATTATTTAGGAGTTCATATAGCAGATGTATCTAATTATGTAAAGGATAAAAATCCTTTGGATAAGGAAGCTTTAAAGAGAGGAACTTCAGTGTATCTTATAGATAGAGTTATTCCAATGCTCCCTAAAAAGTTATCCAATGGAATATGTAGTTTAAATCCTAAAGTAGATAGATTAACTTTAAGCTGTTTTATGGAAATTGATAAAACAGGTAAAGTGGTAGATCACAACATTGTAGAAAGTATAATAAAAACTAGCGAGAGAATGACATATACAGATGTAACAAAAATACTTAGAGATAACGATGAAGAAGTTACAAAGAGATATGATTATTTAGTAGATACTTTTAAATTTATGGAAGAGCTTTGTGGCATACTTCATAAAAAGAGAATGCAAAGAGGAGCTATAGATTTTGAATTTGAAGAGTGCAAGATAATTCTTGATGAACTTGGAAAGCCTATAGAAATTAAACCTTATGAAAGAGCAATTGCCAATAGAATAATAGAAGAATTCATGTTAGTTTGCAATGAAACTATAGCTGAACATATGTATTGGGCTAACATGCCTTTTGTATATAGAATACATGAGGAACCAGATGAAGAAAAACTTATAAATTTCAATGAGTTTGTTCATAATTTAGGATATGTAGTTAAGATTGGACAGGAAATTCATCCGAAAGCCCTGCAGGATATAGTAGAAAAAGTAAAAGGAAAAAAGGAAGAAACAGTAGTAAGTACTCTTTTACTTCGTTCCATGATGAAGGCTAGGTATGCTCCAGAATGTACAGGTCACTTTGGACTTGCGGCAAGATATTATTGTCATTTTACATCTCCTATAAGGAGATATCCTGATTTAATTATACACAGGATAATAAAAGAATTTATAAATGGACAAATCAGTGACAAGAGAATACAAAGGCTGACAACAGAAGTTGAATATGCATCAAAGCAATCATCTGAAATGGAAAGAGTAGCTCAAGATGCTGAAAGAGAAGTAGAAGATCTTAAAAAGGCAGAATATATGAGTGAGAGAATAGGTGAAGAATTTGAAGGCATAATATCTTCTGTAACTAACTTTGGAATGTTTGTAGAGCTTCATAATACTATAGAAGGTCTTATACATATTAGCAGCCTTGATGATGACTACTATGTATATGACGAGAAACATTTAAGTCTTATAGGAGAAAGAACTAAAAATGTATATAAATTAGGAGATGAAGCCAAAATAAAAGTATCCAAGGTAGATATGTTTGCTCACGAAATTTATTTTGAGCTACTTAAGCCAGAAAAGAAAGAAGAACTTGAAAATACTGATGAAACAAGTAATATTGAGGAGTAA